The following proteins come from a genomic window of Parambassis ranga chromosome 4, fParRan2.1, whole genome shotgun sequence:
- the eps15l1a gene encoding epidermal growth factor receptor substrate 15-like 1 isoform X6 encodes MAALTSLTQLSSGNPVYENFYRQVDPGNTGKVGPTEAALFLKKSGLPDMTLGKIWDLADPDGKGYLDKQGFYVALRLVACAQSGQEVSLSSLNLTFPPPKFKDTSSPSLSSTASAPGESHWAVRPEEKNKFDGIFESLVPVNGLLSGEKVKPVLINSKLPLDVLGKVWDLSDIDKDGHLDRDEFAVAMHLVYRALEKEPVPALLPSSLIPPSKRKKSLGSVAVPGLPASPPPPKDSLRSTPSHGSMNSLNSTGSLSPKHTLKSGQHSVNWVVPVSERGRYDDIFLKTDADMDGFVSGHEVKDIFMQSGLSQNVLAHIWALADTRQIGKLTREQFALAMHLIQQKVSKGIDPPQTLTADMIPPSERGTPVPGMSGYMTPVGSEMAALSEMRRDSSSSVGSGEFTGIKELDDISQEIAQLQREKYTLEQDIRETEEAIRHKSAEVQEMQNDLDRETSSLQELEAQKQDAQDRLEEMDQQKHKLEDMLNEVRIKCQEESHMISTLQSQIHSQESDMQSQEEELSRAKADLNRLQQEENQLEQSLAAGKIQLETIIKSLKATQDEINQARSKLSQIQDSQQEVSKSIEQYNSTLNGTHGGSMTNLADMSEGFSDRENGGFPAMVRAPQEDPFKVKPSVFNSQPQELHTDPFHSEDPFKTDPFKGDPFQNDPFAKQPSASTDPFGGDPFKETDPFKASSEDFFKKTTKMDPFSTPDPFSKSATLPSKQASHFTSSDPFSSSHSKPKGPDLFGTLDPFGSSSFSTSSNSSAGFADFSHMSKPRDPFEGRASWLPDYQKPVFVDDPFSRKNDTPALPPKKSIPPRPKPPSGKTTPVSGTADSSKPCDPFQPFSSDIIDPFQSKKGLGDPFSGKDPFAPSSASSIFSLQSVHPLICLQPDTTAEHCCQVAVSM; translated from the exons ATGGCAGCCCTCACATCTCTCACCCAG CTGTCAAGTGGGAACCCTGTTTATGAGAACTTCTACAGACAG GTGGATCCTGGCAATACAGGAAAAGTAGGACCCACAGAAGCGGCGCTGTTCTTAAAGAAATCCGGACTCCCTGATATGACATTGGGCAAG ATCTGGGATTTAGCTGATCCTGATGGGAAAGGTTACCTGGACAAACAG GGTTTTTATGTAGCGCTGCGGCTGGTGGCCTGTGCTCAGAGCGGTCAGGAAGTCAGTCTGTCCAGCCTCAACCTTACATTCCCTCCTCCCAAATTT AAGGACACCAGCAGTCCTTCACTAAGCAGCACAGCGTCTGCCCCTGGCGAATCACACTGGGCTGTCAGG cCTGAGGAGAAGAATAAATTTGATGGAATATTTGAAAGCTTGGTCCCTGTGAATGGTCTGCTGTCTGGTGAGAAGGTCAAACCGGTCCTGATCAACTCCAAACTACCTCTGGATGTCCTTGGGAAG GTTTGGGACCTGAGCGACATAGATAAGGATGGCCACCTGGACAGAGACGAGTTTGCAGTG GCAATGCACCTGGTTTATCGGGCTTTGGAGAAGGAGCCTGTCCCTGCactcctcccctcttctctcATTCCTCCATCTAAGAGGAAGAAGAGTCTTGGCTCAGTTGCTGTGCCTGGACTGCCCGCGAGCCCTCCACCACCAAAAGACTCCCTGCGCTCCACGCCTTCTCACGGCAGCATGAACTCACTCAACAGCACCGGCAGCCTGTcgccaaaacacacactcaaatctGGACAG catTCAGTAAACTGGGTGGTGCCAGTGTCAGAACGTGGTCGCTATGATGACATATTCCTGAAGACAGATGCTGATATGGATGGTTTTGTCAGCGGACATGAAGTGAAGGACATCTTCATGCAGTCTGGGCTTTCTCAGAATGTCCTCGCTCATATATG GGCTCTGGCAGACACAAGGCAGATAGGCAAGCTGACCAGAGAGCAGTTTGCCCTTGCTATGCATCTCATCCAGCAGAAagtcagcaagggcattgaccctccacaaacactgactgctgACATGATCCCTCCTTCTGAAAGAGGCACTCCTGTACCA GGTATGTCAGGATACATGACTCCAGTGGGGTCAGAGATGGCTGCTCTGTCAGAAATGAGACGG GACAGCTCCAGTTCTGTGGGTTCAGGAGAGTTCACTGGCATCAAGGAGTTGGATGACATCAGCCAGGAGATAGCCCAATTACAGAG ggAGAAGTACACTCTTGAGCAGGacatcagagagacagaggaggccaTCAGGCACAAGAGTGCTGAGGTGCAG GAGATGCAGAATGATTTGGACAGAGAGACGTCCAGCCTCCAGGAGCTAGAGGCTCAGAAACAAGATGCCCAGGACCGCCTGGAGGAAATGGATCAGCAGAAACATAAATTAGAGGACATGCTAAATGAAGTCCGTATAAAGTGCCAGGAAGAGTCTCACATG ATTTCAACCCTGCAAAGTCAAATCCACTCCCAGGAGTCCGACATGCAGAGCCAGGAAGAGGAGCTGAGCCGGGCAAAGGCTGACCTCAACCGgttgcagcaggaggagaatcAGCTGGAGCAGAGCCTAGCTGCTGGCAAGATCCAACTAGAAACCATCATCAAGTCTCTGAAGGCCACACAGGACGAGATCAACCAG GCTCGTAGTAAACTGTCCCAGATCCAGGACAGTCAACAGGAAGTGTCTAAAAGCATCGAACAGTACAACAGCACCCTGAATGGAACCCATGGAGGCAGCATGACCAACCTGGCTGACATGAGCGAGGGTTTTAGCGACAGAGAGAACGGAGGATTCCCAGCCATGGTGAGAGCACCACAG GAGGATCCATTTAAAGTGAAGCCCTCAGTATTCAACAGTCAGCCTCAGGAGCTTCACACTGACCCCTTCCACTCTGAAGACCCCTTCAAAACCGATCCATTCAAAG GTGACCCTTTTCAAAATGACCCTTTTGCAAAGCAGCCATCAGCATCCACAG ATCCTTTCGGAGGCGACCCCTTCAAAGAAACAGATCCATTCAAAGCATCATCAGAAGATTTCTTCAAGAAGACGACAAAGATGGATCCCTTCTCCACACCAGACCCCTTCAGTAAAAGTGCCACTTTACCTTCCAAG CAAGCCAGTCACTTCACGAGTAGTGACCCGTTTTCCTCCAGCCACTCGAAACCCAAAGGACCAG ACCTCTTTGGTACGTTGGATCCCTTTGGCAGCAGTTCATTCAGCACTAGCAGTAACAGCTCCGCTGGATTTGCAGACTTCAGCCACATGTCCAAGCCCAGGGACCCTTTTGAAGGAAGGGCCAGCTGGCTGCCAGACTACCAGAAG CCAGTGTTTGTGGACGACCCATTCAGCAGGAAAAATGACACGCCAGCTCTGCCTCCCAAGAAAAGCATTCCCCCAAGACCCAAACCACCCAGCG GTAAGACTACCCCAGTGAGTGGCACAGCTGACTCCTCCAAACCATGTGACCCCTTCCAGCCATTCAGCAGCGACATCATCGACCCTTTTCAAAGCAAAAAGGGACTGGGAGACCCGTTCAGTGGCAAGGACCCTTTCGCCCCATCCTCAGCATCAA GCATCTTTTCTCTCCAAAGTGTCCATCCCCTTATCTGTCTGCAACCAGACACAACAGCTGAACACTGCTGTCAAGTAGCAGTCAGcatgtag
- the eps15l1a gene encoding epidermal growth factor receptor substrate 15-like 1 isoform X5: MAALTSLTQLSSGNPVYENFYRQVDPGNTGKVGPTEAALFLKKSGLPDMTLGKIWDLADPDGKGYLDKQGFYVALRLVACAQSGQEVSLSSLNLTFPPPKFKDTSSPSLSSTASAPGESHWAVRPEEKNKFDGIFESLVPVNGLLSGEKVKPVLINSKLPLDVLGKVWDLSDIDKDGHLDRDEFAVAMHLVYRALEKEPVPALLPSSLIPPSKRKKSLGSVAVPGLPASPPPPKDSLRSTPSHGSMNSLNSTGSLSPKHTLKSGQHSVNWVVPVSERGRYDDIFLKTDADMDGFVSGHEVKDIFMQSGLSQNVLAHIWALADTRQIGKLTREQFALAMHLIQQKVSKGIDPPQTLTADMIPPSERGTPVPGMSGYMTPVGSEMAALSEMRRDSSSSVGSGEFTGIKELDDISQEIAQLQREKYTLEQDIRETEEAIRHKSAEVQEMQNDLDRETSSLQELEAQKQDAQDRLEEMDQQKHKLEDMLNEVRIKCQEESHMISTLQSQIHSQESDMQSQEEELSRAKADLNRLQQEENQLEQSLAAGKIQLETIIKSLKATQDEINQARSKLSQIQDSQQEVSKSIEQYNSTLNGTHGGSMTNLADMSEGFSDRENGGFPAMEDPFKVKPSVFNSQPQELHTDPFHSEDPFKTDPFKDPFGGDPFKETDPFKASSEDFFKKTTKMDPFSTPDPFSKSATLPSKQASHFTSSDPFSSSHSKPKGPDLFGTLDPFGSSSFSTSSNSSAGFADFSHMSKPRDPFEGRASWLPDYQKPVFVDDPFSRKNDTPALPPKKSIPPRPKPPSGKTTPVSGTADSSKPCDPFQPFSSDIIDPFQSKKGLGDPFSGKDPFAPSSASSNSPKDSPSGFTDCSSFGNEAQQLEWAKRESERAERERLKRLRQQEQEDLELAIALSKAEMSNA; the protein is encoded by the exons ATGGCAGCCCTCACATCTCTCACCCAG CTGTCAAGTGGGAACCCTGTTTATGAGAACTTCTACAGACAG GTGGATCCTGGCAATACAGGAAAAGTAGGACCCACAGAAGCGGCGCTGTTCTTAAAGAAATCCGGACTCCCTGATATGACATTGGGCAAG ATCTGGGATTTAGCTGATCCTGATGGGAAAGGTTACCTGGACAAACAG GGTTTTTATGTAGCGCTGCGGCTGGTGGCCTGTGCTCAGAGCGGTCAGGAAGTCAGTCTGTCCAGCCTCAACCTTACATTCCCTCCTCCCAAATTT AAGGACACCAGCAGTCCTTCACTAAGCAGCACAGCGTCTGCCCCTGGCGAATCACACTGGGCTGTCAGG cCTGAGGAGAAGAATAAATTTGATGGAATATTTGAAAGCTTGGTCCCTGTGAATGGTCTGCTGTCTGGTGAGAAGGTCAAACCGGTCCTGATCAACTCCAAACTACCTCTGGATGTCCTTGGGAAG GTTTGGGACCTGAGCGACATAGATAAGGATGGCCACCTGGACAGAGACGAGTTTGCAGTG GCAATGCACCTGGTTTATCGGGCTTTGGAGAAGGAGCCTGTCCCTGCactcctcccctcttctctcATTCCTCCATCTAAGAGGAAGAAGAGTCTTGGCTCAGTTGCTGTGCCTGGACTGCCCGCGAGCCCTCCACCACCAAAAGACTCCCTGCGCTCCACGCCTTCTCACGGCAGCATGAACTCACTCAACAGCACCGGCAGCCTGTcgccaaaacacacactcaaatctGGACAG catTCAGTAAACTGGGTGGTGCCAGTGTCAGAACGTGGTCGCTATGATGACATATTCCTGAAGACAGATGCTGATATGGATGGTTTTGTCAGCGGACATGAAGTGAAGGACATCTTCATGCAGTCTGGGCTTTCTCAGAATGTCCTCGCTCATATATG GGCTCTGGCAGACACAAGGCAGATAGGCAAGCTGACCAGAGAGCAGTTTGCCCTTGCTATGCATCTCATCCAGCAGAAagtcagcaagggcattgaccctccacaaacactgactgctgACATGATCCCTCCTTCTGAAAGAGGCACTCCTGTACCA GGTATGTCAGGATACATGACTCCAGTGGGGTCAGAGATGGCTGCTCTGTCAGAAATGAGACGG GACAGCTCCAGTTCTGTGGGTTCAGGAGAGTTCACTGGCATCAAGGAGTTGGATGACATCAGCCAGGAGATAGCCCAATTACAGAG ggAGAAGTACACTCTTGAGCAGGacatcagagagacagaggaggccaTCAGGCACAAGAGTGCTGAGGTGCAG GAGATGCAGAATGATTTGGACAGAGAGACGTCCAGCCTCCAGGAGCTAGAGGCTCAGAAACAAGATGCCCAGGACCGCCTGGAGGAAATGGATCAGCAGAAACATAAATTAGAGGACATGCTAAATGAAGTCCGTATAAAGTGCCAGGAAGAGTCTCACATG ATTTCAACCCTGCAAAGTCAAATCCACTCCCAGGAGTCCGACATGCAGAGCCAGGAAGAGGAGCTGAGCCGGGCAAAGGCTGACCTCAACCGgttgcagcaggaggagaatcAGCTGGAGCAGAGCCTAGCTGCTGGCAAGATCCAACTAGAAACCATCATCAAGTCTCTGAAGGCCACACAGGACGAGATCAACCAG GCTCGTAGTAAACTGTCCCAGATCCAGGACAGTCAACAGGAAGTGTCTAAAAGCATCGAACAGTACAACAGCACCCTGAATGGAACCCATGGAGGCAGCATGACCAACCTGGCTGACATGAGCGAGGGTTTTAGCGACAGAGAGAACGGAGGATTCCCAGCCATG GAGGATCCATTTAAAGTGAAGCCCTCAGTATTCAACAGTCAGCCTCAGGAGCTTCACACTGACCCCTTCCACTCTGAAGACCCCTTCAAAACCGATCCATTCAAAG ATCCTTTCGGAGGCGACCCCTTCAAAGAAACAGATCCATTCAAAGCATCATCAGAAGATTTCTTCAAGAAGACGACAAAGATGGATCCCTTCTCCACACCAGACCCCTTCAGTAAAAGTGCCACTTTACCTTCCAAG CAAGCCAGTCACTTCACGAGTAGTGACCCGTTTTCCTCCAGCCACTCGAAACCCAAAGGACCAG ACCTCTTTGGTACGTTGGATCCCTTTGGCAGCAGTTCATTCAGCACTAGCAGTAACAGCTCCGCTGGATTTGCAGACTTCAGCCACATGTCCAAGCCCAGGGACCCTTTTGAAGGAAGGGCCAGCTGGCTGCCAGACTACCAGAAG CCAGTGTTTGTGGACGACCCATTCAGCAGGAAAAATGACACGCCAGCTCTGCCTCCCAAGAAAAGCATTCCCCCAAGACCCAAACCACCCAGCG GTAAGACTACCCCAGTGAGTGGCACAGCTGACTCCTCCAAACCATGTGACCCCTTCCAGCCATTCAGCAGCGACATCATCGACCCTTTTCAAAGCAAAAAGGGACTGGGAGACCCGTTCAGTGGCAAGGACCCTTTCGCCCCATCCTCAGCATCAAGTAATTCACCTAAAGACTCTCCCTCGGGTTTTACAGACTGCAGTTCT
- the eps15l1a gene encoding epidermal growth factor receptor substrate 15-like 1 isoform X4, whose protein sequence is MAALTSLTQLSSGNPVYENFYRQVDPGNTGKVGPTEAALFLKKSGLPDMTLGKIWDLADPDGKGYLDKQGFYVALRLVACAQSGQEVSLSSLNLTFPPPKFKDTSSPSLSSTASAPGESHWAVRPEEKNKFDGIFESLVPVNGLLSGEKVKPVLINSKLPLDVLGKVWDLSDIDKDGHLDRDEFAVAMHLVYRALEKEPVPALLPSSLIPPSKRKKSLGSVAVPGLPASPPPPKDSLRSTPSHGSMNSLNSTGSLSPKHTLKSGQHSVNWVVPVSERGRYDDIFLKTDADMDGFVSGHEVKDIFMQSGLSQNVLAHIWALADTRQIGKLTREQFALAMHLIQQKVSKGIDPPQTLTADMIPPSERGTPVPGMSGYMTPVGSEMAALSEMRRDSSSSVGSGEFTGIKELDDISQEIAQLQREKYTLEQDIRETEEAIRHKSAEVQEMQNDLDRETSSLQELEAQKQDAQDRLEEMDQQKHKLEDMLNEVRIKCQEESHMISTLQSQIHSQESDMQSQEEELSRAKADLNRLQQEENQLEQSLAAGKIQLETIIKSLKATQDEINQARSKLSQIQDSQQEVSKSIEQYNSTLNGTHGGSMTNLADMSEGFSDRENGGFPAMVRAPQEDPFKVKPSVFNSQPQELHTDPFHSEDPFKTDPFKDPFGGDPFKETDPFKASSEDFFKKTTKMDPFSTPDPFSKSATLPSKQASHFTSSDPFSSSHSKPKGPDLFGTLDPFGSSSFSTSSNSSAGFADFSHMSKPRDPFEGRASWLPDYQKPVFVDDPFSRKNDTPALPPKKSIPPRPKPPSGKTTPVSGTADSSKPCDPFQPFSSDIIDPFQSKKGLGDPFSGKDPFAPSSASSNSPKDSPSGFTDCSSFGNEAQQLEWAKRESERAERERLKRLRQQEQEDLELAIALSKAEMSNA, encoded by the exons ATGGCAGCCCTCACATCTCTCACCCAG CTGTCAAGTGGGAACCCTGTTTATGAGAACTTCTACAGACAG GTGGATCCTGGCAATACAGGAAAAGTAGGACCCACAGAAGCGGCGCTGTTCTTAAAGAAATCCGGACTCCCTGATATGACATTGGGCAAG ATCTGGGATTTAGCTGATCCTGATGGGAAAGGTTACCTGGACAAACAG GGTTTTTATGTAGCGCTGCGGCTGGTGGCCTGTGCTCAGAGCGGTCAGGAAGTCAGTCTGTCCAGCCTCAACCTTACATTCCCTCCTCCCAAATTT AAGGACACCAGCAGTCCTTCACTAAGCAGCACAGCGTCTGCCCCTGGCGAATCACACTGGGCTGTCAGG cCTGAGGAGAAGAATAAATTTGATGGAATATTTGAAAGCTTGGTCCCTGTGAATGGTCTGCTGTCTGGTGAGAAGGTCAAACCGGTCCTGATCAACTCCAAACTACCTCTGGATGTCCTTGGGAAG GTTTGGGACCTGAGCGACATAGATAAGGATGGCCACCTGGACAGAGACGAGTTTGCAGTG GCAATGCACCTGGTTTATCGGGCTTTGGAGAAGGAGCCTGTCCCTGCactcctcccctcttctctcATTCCTCCATCTAAGAGGAAGAAGAGTCTTGGCTCAGTTGCTGTGCCTGGACTGCCCGCGAGCCCTCCACCACCAAAAGACTCCCTGCGCTCCACGCCTTCTCACGGCAGCATGAACTCACTCAACAGCACCGGCAGCCTGTcgccaaaacacacactcaaatctGGACAG catTCAGTAAACTGGGTGGTGCCAGTGTCAGAACGTGGTCGCTATGATGACATATTCCTGAAGACAGATGCTGATATGGATGGTTTTGTCAGCGGACATGAAGTGAAGGACATCTTCATGCAGTCTGGGCTTTCTCAGAATGTCCTCGCTCATATATG GGCTCTGGCAGACACAAGGCAGATAGGCAAGCTGACCAGAGAGCAGTTTGCCCTTGCTATGCATCTCATCCAGCAGAAagtcagcaagggcattgaccctccacaaacactgactgctgACATGATCCCTCCTTCTGAAAGAGGCACTCCTGTACCA GGTATGTCAGGATACATGACTCCAGTGGGGTCAGAGATGGCTGCTCTGTCAGAAATGAGACGG GACAGCTCCAGTTCTGTGGGTTCAGGAGAGTTCACTGGCATCAAGGAGTTGGATGACATCAGCCAGGAGATAGCCCAATTACAGAG ggAGAAGTACACTCTTGAGCAGGacatcagagagacagaggaggccaTCAGGCACAAGAGTGCTGAGGTGCAG GAGATGCAGAATGATTTGGACAGAGAGACGTCCAGCCTCCAGGAGCTAGAGGCTCAGAAACAAGATGCCCAGGACCGCCTGGAGGAAATGGATCAGCAGAAACATAAATTAGAGGACATGCTAAATGAAGTCCGTATAAAGTGCCAGGAAGAGTCTCACATG ATTTCAACCCTGCAAAGTCAAATCCACTCCCAGGAGTCCGACATGCAGAGCCAGGAAGAGGAGCTGAGCCGGGCAAAGGCTGACCTCAACCGgttgcagcaggaggagaatcAGCTGGAGCAGAGCCTAGCTGCTGGCAAGATCCAACTAGAAACCATCATCAAGTCTCTGAAGGCCACACAGGACGAGATCAACCAG GCTCGTAGTAAACTGTCCCAGATCCAGGACAGTCAACAGGAAGTGTCTAAAAGCATCGAACAGTACAACAGCACCCTGAATGGAACCCATGGAGGCAGCATGACCAACCTGGCTGACATGAGCGAGGGTTTTAGCGACAGAGAGAACGGAGGATTCCCAGCCATGGTGAGAGCACCACAG GAGGATCCATTTAAAGTGAAGCCCTCAGTATTCAACAGTCAGCCTCAGGAGCTTCACACTGACCCCTTCCACTCTGAAGACCCCTTCAAAACCGATCCATTCAAAG ATCCTTTCGGAGGCGACCCCTTCAAAGAAACAGATCCATTCAAAGCATCATCAGAAGATTTCTTCAAGAAGACGACAAAGATGGATCCCTTCTCCACACCAGACCCCTTCAGTAAAAGTGCCACTTTACCTTCCAAG CAAGCCAGTCACTTCACGAGTAGTGACCCGTTTTCCTCCAGCCACTCGAAACCCAAAGGACCAG ACCTCTTTGGTACGTTGGATCCCTTTGGCAGCAGTTCATTCAGCACTAGCAGTAACAGCTCCGCTGGATTTGCAGACTTCAGCCACATGTCCAAGCCCAGGGACCCTTTTGAAGGAAGGGCCAGCTGGCTGCCAGACTACCAGAAG CCAGTGTTTGTGGACGACCCATTCAGCAGGAAAAATGACACGCCAGCTCTGCCTCCCAAGAAAAGCATTCCCCCAAGACCCAAACCACCCAGCG GTAAGACTACCCCAGTGAGTGGCACAGCTGACTCCTCCAAACCATGTGACCCCTTCCAGCCATTCAGCAGCGACATCATCGACCCTTTTCAAAGCAAAAAGGGACTGGGAGACCCGTTCAGTGGCAAGGACCCTTTCGCCCCATCCTCAGCATCAAGTAATTCACCTAAAGACTCTCCCTCGGGTTTTACAGACTGCAGTTCT
- the eps15l1a gene encoding epidermal growth factor receptor substrate 15-like 1 isoform X1: protein MAALTSLTQLSSGNPVYENFYRQVDPGNTGKVGPTEAALFLKKSGLPDMTLGKIWDLADPDGKGYLDKQGFYVALRLVACAQSGQEVSLSSLNLTFPPPKFKDTSSPSLSSTASAPGESHWAVRPEEKNKFDGIFESLVPVNGLLSGEKVKPVLINSKLPLDVLGKVWDLSDIDKDGHLDRDEFAVAMHLVYRALEKEPVPALLPSSLIPPSKRKKSLGSVAVPGLPASPPPPKDSLRSTPSHGSMNSLNSTGSLSPKHTLKSGQHSVNWVVPVSERGRYDDIFLKTDADMDGFVSGHEVKDIFMQSGLSQNVLAHIWALADTRQIGKLTREQFALAMHLIQQKVSKGIDPPQTLTADMIPPSERGTPVPGMSGYMTPVGSEMAALSEMRRDSSSSVGSGEFTGIKELDDISQEIAQLQREKYTLEQDIRETEEAIRHKSAEVQEMQNDLDRETSSLQELEAQKQDAQDRLEEMDQQKHKLEDMLNEVRIKCQEESHMISTLQSQIHSQESDMQSQEEELSRAKADLNRLQQEENQLEQSLAAGKIQLETIIKSLKATQDEINQARSKLSQIQDSQQEVSKSIEQYNSTLNGTHGGSMTNLADMSEGFSDRENGGFPAMVRAPQEDPFKVKPSVFNSQPQELHTDPFHSEDPFKTDPFKGDPFQNDPFAKQPSASTDPFGGDPFKETDPFKASSEDFFKKTTKMDPFSTPDPFSKSATLPSKQASHFTSSDPFSSSHSKPKGPDLFGTLDPFGSSSFSTSSNSSAGFADFSHMSKPRDPFEGRASWLPDYQKPVFVDDPFSRKNDTPALPPKKSIPPRPKPPSGKTTPVSGTADSSKPCDPFQPFSSDIIDPFQSKKGLGDPFSGKDPFAPSSASSNSPKDSPSGFTDCSSFGNEAQQLEWAKRESERAERERLKRLRQQEQEDLELAIALSKAEMSNA from the exons ATGGCAGCCCTCACATCTCTCACCCAG CTGTCAAGTGGGAACCCTGTTTATGAGAACTTCTACAGACAG GTGGATCCTGGCAATACAGGAAAAGTAGGACCCACAGAAGCGGCGCTGTTCTTAAAGAAATCCGGACTCCCTGATATGACATTGGGCAAG ATCTGGGATTTAGCTGATCCTGATGGGAAAGGTTACCTGGACAAACAG GGTTTTTATGTAGCGCTGCGGCTGGTGGCCTGTGCTCAGAGCGGTCAGGAAGTCAGTCTGTCCAGCCTCAACCTTACATTCCCTCCTCCCAAATTT AAGGACACCAGCAGTCCTTCACTAAGCAGCACAGCGTCTGCCCCTGGCGAATCACACTGGGCTGTCAGG cCTGAGGAGAAGAATAAATTTGATGGAATATTTGAAAGCTTGGTCCCTGTGAATGGTCTGCTGTCTGGTGAGAAGGTCAAACCGGTCCTGATCAACTCCAAACTACCTCTGGATGTCCTTGGGAAG GTTTGGGACCTGAGCGACATAGATAAGGATGGCCACCTGGACAGAGACGAGTTTGCAGTG GCAATGCACCTGGTTTATCGGGCTTTGGAGAAGGAGCCTGTCCCTGCactcctcccctcttctctcATTCCTCCATCTAAGAGGAAGAAGAGTCTTGGCTCAGTTGCTGTGCCTGGACTGCCCGCGAGCCCTCCACCACCAAAAGACTCCCTGCGCTCCACGCCTTCTCACGGCAGCATGAACTCACTCAACAGCACCGGCAGCCTGTcgccaaaacacacactcaaatctGGACAG catTCAGTAAACTGGGTGGTGCCAGTGTCAGAACGTGGTCGCTATGATGACATATTCCTGAAGACAGATGCTGATATGGATGGTTTTGTCAGCGGACATGAAGTGAAGGACATCTTCATGCAGTCTGGGCTTTCTCAGAATGTCCTCGCTCATATATG GGCTCTGGCAGACACAAGGCAGATAGGCAAGCTGACCAGAGAGCAGTTTGCCCTTGCTATGCATCTCATCCAGCAGAAagtcagcaagggcattgaccctccacaaacactgactgctgACATGATCCCTCCTTCTGAAAGAGGCACTCCTGTACCA GGTATGTCAGGATACATGACTCCAGTGGGGTCAGAGATGGCTGCTCTGTCAGAAATGAGACGG GACAGCTCCAGTTCTGTGGGTTCAGGAGAGTTCACTGGCATCAAGGAGTTGGATGACATCAGCCAGGAGATAGCCCAATTACAGAG ggAGAAGTACACTCTTGAGCAGGacatcagagagacagaggaggccaTCAGGCACAAGAGTGCTGAGGTGCAG GAGATGCAGAATGATTTGGACAGAGAGACGTCCAGCCTCCAGGAGCTAGAGGCTCAGAAACAAGATGCCCAGGACCGCCTGGAGGAAATGGATCAGCAGAAACATAAATTAGAGGACATGCTAAATGAAGTCCGTATAAAGTGCCAGGAAGAGTCTCACATG ATTTCAACCCTGCAAAGTCAAATCCACTCCCAGGAGTCCGACATGCAGAGCCAGGAAGAGGAGCTGAGCCGGGCAAAGGCTGACCTCAACCGgttgcagcaggaggagaatcAGCTGGAGCAGAGCCTAGCTGCTGGCAAGATCCAACTAGAAACCATCATCAAGTCTCTGAAGGCCACACAGGACGAGATCAACCAG GCTCGTAGTAAACTGTCCCAGATCCAGGACAGTCAACAGGAAGTGTCTAAAAGCATCGAACAGTACAACAGCACCCTGAATGGAACCCATGGAGGCAGCATGACCAACCTGGCTGACATGAGCGAGGGTTTTAGCGACAGAGAGAACGGAGGATTCCCAGCCATGGTGAGAGCACCACAG GAGGATCCATTTAAAGTGAAGCCCTCAGTATTCAACAGTCAGCCTCAGGAGCTTCACACTGACCCCTTCCACTCTGAAGACCCCTTCAAAACCGATCCATTCAAAG GTGACCCTTTTCAAAATGACCCTTTTGCAAAGCAGCCATCAGCATCCACAG ATCCTTTCGGAGGCGACCCCTTCAAAGAAACAGATCCATTCAAAGCATCATCAGAAGATTTCTTCAAGAAGACGACAAAGATGGATCCCTTCTCCACACCAGACCCCTTCAGTAAAAGTGCCACTTTACCTTCCAAG CAAGCCAGTCACTTCACGAGTAGTGACCCGTTTTCCTCCAGCCACTCGAAACCCAAAGGACCAG ACCTCTTTGGTACGTTGGATCCCTTTGGCAGCAGTTCATTCAGCACTAGCAGTAACAGCTCCGCTGGATTTGCAGACTTCAGCCACATGTCCAAGCCCAGGGACCCTTTTGAAGGAAGGGCCAGCTGGCTGCCAGACTACCAGAAG CCAGTGTTTGTGGACGACCCATTCAGCAGGAAAAATGACACGCCAGCTCTGCCTCCCAAGAAAAGCATTCCCCCAAGACCCAAACCACCCAGCG GTAAGACTACCCCAGTGAGTGGCACAGCTGACTCCTCCAAACCATGTGACCCCTTCCAGCCATTCAGCAGCGACATCATCGACCCTTTTCAAAGCAAAAAGGGACTGGGAGACCCGTTCAGTGGCAAGGACCCTTTCGCCCCATCCTCAGCATCAAGTAATTCACCTAAAGACTCTCCCTCGGGTTTTACAGACTGCAGTTCT